A stretch of DNA from Synechococcus sp. PROS-9-1:
CCTCCACACAAAGGCGCTGGTATCAGCCTGGTTAAGGGCTATGAGTAGGAATGGCCCTGAGTAGGCCTCATCACGGCAGTTTTGCCTCCTGCTCGCAATCGATAGGGGGATCCACACTCCTGCAGCAGGCCATTCCCTTTCACCGCTGGCAAGATATAGAGAGTCTTCAGTGAAAGGCATGCCAGCCAGCAGTAATTTTCAAGAGGCCATCCGCGAGGCACAATCCAGTGCTCTTGTTGGCCCCAATGTTGTCAATAAAGCCCTGCCTTATGTAGGCGGTGGCATGGTGCTCACCGCCGCAGGTGTCCTTGGTGGCATGTCCACCATGGTCGCCATGGGTCCAGCCTTCAATGGGCTGTCGATGGTTGCGATTATTCCTTGGTTCATTCTGTTCTTCGTTGCACAGAATGCTGCCAAAAAAGGCAATAACGGCACCGCCTTGCCGTTGATGGCTGCCTTTAGTTTGCTTACGGGCTTCACGCTCACCGGTCTGGTGGTGCAAGCCGTAGCGGTTGCCGGTGTGGCTTCGATTGGCATCGCTGCCCTGGCGACGGGCCTCACTTTTGCGATTGCTTCCGTCGTTGGTCGGCGCATGAGCGACAGCGTGGGTCAAGCGCTCACGGCAGTGGTGGGTTTTGGCTTGATTGGTCTGTTGATCGCCATGGTCGGCATCTTCGTTGCCGGTTTCTTCATCCCTGGGATCTTTGCAGCCACCAATCTTGCGATTGCAGGATTTGGAACCGTGTTGTTTGTGGGAATGGCATTCGTGGACTTCTACACGATGCCTCGCACCTATCGCGATGATCAATACCTCGCAGGTGCGTTGGGAATGTATCTCACCTATATCAATCTGTTCATCTTCATCTTGCGCTTGATCATTGCCCTTCAGGGTGGTGGTCGTCGCGATTGATGTGCTTTAGCTGGAAACGCTTAGTTTCAACTTGTTTTTGATCCCGGCTGATGCCGGGATTTTTTATGGACAGTTTGTGTCGACCTTTGAGCAATCAACGGCTCCGATTCATTTCAGTCCAACATTGAAGAAGTGTTCAATCCTTCAGCTACAGGCTCGGTGCCAGATGCTTTGGTTTTGGGGATGCAAATGTCTCTTGTGTTCTGAGTTGAAAATGAGAACTAGTCCGCTACAGCTTCAATCGCTCGTGCAATCGCTGTTTTCTGGTTTGCGTCGTATCCCCAGCGATCCAGAAAGGCCACATCGCTGCCTTGATTGTTGCTTGCTGCTGCCAATAAGGTTTCTAAACGTGCTTTAACGCTATGGGGTTCGAGTTGGCGCAGCAACTCGGTGCAGCGCAGGTTCACCCGCTCTGAACCTGCAGCTTGCATGTCATCCGATTGCTGGCGGTGGTGCACCACCATCGCTGCGCTCATTGCCAGATTGCGAGCGGTGAGGTCCACAACTCCTTCACCGCAGGAACGCAGTTTGCCCACAAGGGCTTCAGGCAATCGATCCATCAGGGCACTGTCGCCAGCCAGGCTGATCACAAAAAAGCCTCGCGCTCCATCGCGACTTGCCACAAGCTCCCCGACGCGATCAGCAATCACTTCGTCACTGATTTCTTCTTGATCCCATTGCTGGAGCCAGACAGCGGCGATCTCCATCGCCTGTTGGAAACTGGGCGCTTGCACGGAATCAGAACTTGGCGGTTCGGTTTCTGACGGAACAGTGGTGTCCTGATCTGCCATGGCGCGGGGGGTGTAGGAATGCCAGCAGATTAGGAAGACAAGGCTTGATTGGGCTTCCTTTGGGCATCCACGATGTCATCGTTATTGGCCTCCCTTTATCGACGGTCATGTCCTGGATGGCAAAGCCGATTCTTTGAAGATTGAACTGGACTTCTCATGGCTGATCTTTCCAATGACATCAGCGAGCAACTCCACAGGGCGGAAACCAAAGCCCAGGACTGAGTCGGCGACAGCGCACACTTAAAGGATGGTTGAGTCTTCGTTTCGTTCGTTCACAAGCAATACGCCTGAGGGATTTCGCTCTGGTTTTGTGGCGCTGATTGGTCGCCCCAACGTGGGCAAGTCCACGTTGGTGAATCAGCTCATCGGCGACAAGATTGCTATCACGTCGCCCGTGGCCCAAACCACTCGCAATCGGCTGCGCGCAATCCTCACCACCGACGAGGCCCAGCTGATTCTGGTGGATACGCCCGGCATCCATAAGCCCCATCACCTATTAGGGGAGCGGCTGGTTCGTAGTGCCCGATCAGCGATTGGGGAGGTGGATCAGGTGCTGCTGTTGCTTGAGGGATGCGAAGCCCCAGGACGGGGTGATGCCTTCATCGTGCAATTGCTGCGTCAGCAACCTTTGCCAGTGCAGGTGCTGCTCAATAAGTGGGATCTGGTGCCTATGGAGAAGAAGGATGCAGCCGCTGCGGCCTACCGAGAGCTTCTGGGTGAGACCGATTGGCCAGTGCATCGCTGTAGTGCCCTGAGCGGTGATGGCTGCCCCGAATTAGTGAAAGCGATTAGTGCGTTGATGCCCGAGGGACCGCAGCTCTATCCATCGGACATGGTGAGCGATCAACCCGAACGCTTGCTGATGGGAGAACTGATCCGCGAACAGGTGTTGCTCAATACGCGCGAAGAGGTACCCCACAGCGTTGCGGTGAGCATCGATCGCATTGAGGAGATGCCCGCGAAGGGCAAGAGCAATGGGCGCACGGCGGTGTTGGCAACGGTGCTGGTGGAGCGCAAAAGCCAGAAGGGAATCTTGATTGGCAAAGGGGGGGCCATGCTCAAAACGATCGGCCAGGGCGCACGTCTGCAGATGCAGACCTTGATCGATGGTCCGGTGTATCTCGAGCTGTTCGTGAAGGTGGTTCCCGATTGGCGCAGCAAGCCGGCCCGACTCGCGGAGTTGGGCTATGTGGGCGATTGAAGAGTGGATACCGCGCCTGCGAAGATGCAAGACATGAGCGATCAAACTGCGTTCCCTCCGTCTGATCTCGACGGTTTTCTTGCCCTTTGCGTGGGCCGTTGGATGAGCTTGCGTAGCCGCTTCCTGATCAATGCATCGGAGCAGGAGTGGCATAGCAGTGAACGGGGCGAGGTGGAGGTGTCGGCTTCCGTTGCCGCTGGGGTGCCCTGTTTGGACGTCACTCCCGCGGAGGGGGACAAGAGCACCCTGGCGTTTCAAGCCGATGGATCTCTTGCGATTCACGCAGGCGGCACTGAGCAGACCGGGCGTTGGCAGTTGCTTGCTGATTCCAGCCTCGAGCTTTCTTTGCAAGCCGGAAATGGTGACCAGGTGCTGGAGCGTATTTGGTTCACCAAACCCAACCTGCGCTTGCGCAGTACCACGGCGGTTGGTGAGGATGGACAGCCCAGGCAGGGCAGTTTCTGCTCGGAAATCAGGCGCGTTAGTCGTCCGCAGAGCTGAGATCTGATGGCTGCCTATCGCCTCGATGTGATCAGCCTGGCGCCGCAGGCCTTTGCGCCATTGCTTGAACTTGGGGTGATTGGTCGTGCCTTTGGAGCTGGGATTGCGGCACTGCACCTCCACAATCCTCGCGATCACGCCATCGACCGTCATCGCAAGGTGGACGATGTGCCTTATGGAGGTGGGGCCGGCATGGTGCTGAAGCCGGAACCGGTGTTTGCGGCTTTTGAGTCGCTACCGGTTTGCTCACGACGGCGTGTGCTGTTGATGTCGCCCCAGGGACAACCCCTGCGGCAGGTTGATTTCCAGCGCTGGTCCAAGGAGTACGACCAGTTGGTATTTCTGTGCGGTCACTATGAGGGTTTTGATGAACGCATCCGTTCACTGGCCGATGAGGAAGTGTCCATGGGGGACTTCGTGCTCACTGGCGGTGAACTTCCGGCAATGACAATCATCAATGGGGTGGTGCGCTTGCTGCCAGGCACGGTGGGCACACCGGAATCCTTAGTGGAAGAAAGTCATAGCGATCTTTTGCTGGAGCATTCGCACTACACGCGCCCGGCGGATTTCCGCGGCATGGCCGTGCCCGATGTGCTGCGCAGTGGGGACCATGGTGCTGTGGCTCTTTGGCGGCAGCAGCAGCGTGAGCAGCGCACCTTGGAACGCCGGCCAGATCTATGGAATCGTTGGCAGCAGATGCATCATCCAACAAACAATCCACCTCAAGCGGACTGATCCTGGTGACATCAGTCTTCCCGGTCAAGATCATCTGACCATTCCTGTGTTGGTGGAGCCACGAGAAGAATGTCGGCATCCTTGTTGTTCATTTGAATCACAAGTATTTTTTTGGGATTGGTGTTGAATCCCTTTCTTGCTGTGTTGATGGCATCAACCAGATCGTCGACGGTTGCATAGCAATCACGTGCAATATCATTTTTTGCTTCGTTGTATAGGGCGAGGAACTCCTCTGCCTCCTGATCTATGGCTTCAAGCATTGCCTGCATGGCTTTTTCTGGACCAACTTTTTTAGCAAGACTCATGTAGCGCTTCATTTGTGGTGTTGCTAATGCCGTGGATACTCTTAGGTGGTTTGTGAGGTTGGATAATGTTGTTTCCATTAACTCACCCCTTTGGTCGATCACGATGCATGGAGCGGTGAGATCAAAGGCGATCATGCCTTGTAGCTTTTGCCAGTGGCGCTCAATCTCACTCCAGTTTTTTTTCATGTTTATAGTTGATTTAGCTTTTTACATTTGGCATCTGACTGATGCCAAATGTAACCGCGATTCACTTGGGGATAGTGAACTCACTGGTTGAAAACGTGTCGCCAGTATCGAAAGCTAATGTGAATGATTCGTCGATGGCGGTGTGGAGAATTCATTCCTCCATGGGCTGAGCCCAATGACCCTGGGCACACCGATCAAGACCTGCTCCTACCGATCATCGCTTTGGGATGGAGATCAACCGACGCCTTAGCGCTGAGGCACGCCATTCCTAATTTCGGTGGTTTTTGCTGTGATGGCAATGCGCCTTTACACCGATGGCAAGTGTGCGCTGTTGGCACAAACTATGGACATCGAGATCGGAGGCGCTTTGACAGACGACACTCCACCTGAGTCATCAGCAGAAGCAAGCTGACTTCAGGTCCCTGCTCCAACAGTCTCAACAAGACGTGGGTTGTTCCTTTGGTAGGCAATGCCTTGCGCGCCATGCCAATCGATGCTCCATCTGCACCGTCTTAGGTGCCCTACGGAGAACACGACCCCACACCTAGAGCCCCGGCCCCAGGTGATCCTGCAGACAGTCGCTTCGCACCACCCCTTTCAGTTCACTGTGTTCGATACGAGGTTCAGGCTTCCGCGATACAGGTTCACTGATTAATGGTTTGCGATATGCATAAACGAGCGAGTTAGGCCGTCTCTTCCATCCGGGAGGGGCGGCCTCTCTTCATGGAGGCATGCGCTGAATGGGGCTCATGCTATTTGTTATTGAAGGAAGAACTTTCGGATTTAAGTGATGGCAGACAACAAGATGACGAAGAAAACGATGGATACGTTGCTCGAGATTGCTAAATTAATTGCCTTGAGTGATGGAAATATTTCAAAGGAAGAGGCGCAATTGATCCGCGATCTTCCCCAACAGTTGTCTGTTGATACGGTTGAGGCTGATCTTGTTCATCCAGCAGAAGGTTCAACGCTCAGTCTCAAAGAGCTGGTAGGGGCCTTAACAACCCATGAAGATCGTTGTCTTGCTGCTCGAGTGGCCTATCTCGTGGCCGCTGTTTCAAGACAGCCCCGTGATTGCCTCAAGATCAATCCCGATGAACGACGCGTGTATCAAGAACTCCTTAAGGAGCTCAATCTGTCAAAGGATGAGCTTGAGGGAATCGAGTCCTCAGCCAAGCAACAGCTAAATCAAAACCGCTCACCGATCAGGCTTGTTTTAGATGTGATATTTGGAGATGAAAAATTGCCTGATCTTCTTATCGAAAAGCTTTATTATGCTGAAGGCCGGCAACATCCAGGCCATCCGCTTCATGGGTCCTATGTAGGGCTGAATGCTGATGCTTAAGGATAGGTTGATTGGATTTGATCTGGTCTGTTTGCTTGATTCTTTAAAACGATATTGGTGGTGATTGTGTTGGTCCTGGTCGCTCTTTGTAAAAGGTGCTCTGAGTTGCGCTCTTCAAAACAGCGTCATTGCTCGTGGTGTTGGTGCTGCCCTTAAAATCGAGCATTGAATATGCATTCATCGGTCGTTGTGGCAGGTGAATGAGATCGTTTCGGCCCGTTTCAAACCCTCTTGATGACCTCTTCGGTTCCGTCCCTTCGAATCGGCAACGGCTATGACATCCACCGTTTGGTGCCGGGCCGGCCTCTGATTCTTGGTGGTCAGCAGCTTGAGCATCCAGCAGGGCTAGGCCTCGATGGTCACAGCGATGCTGATGTGTTGGTGCACGCGATCATGGACGCCCTTTTGGGGGCGCTCTCTTTGGGTGACATCGGCAAATATTTTCCTCCCGACGATCCTCAATGGAAAGGAGCCGACAGTCTCTTGCTCCTGGAGCAGGTTGTGGCTTTGGTGAAGGGGCGTGGCTGGGGCGTGGTCAATGTGGATGCGGTGTTGATCGCCGAGCGGCCCAAACTCAAGCCCCACATTGAGGCGATGCGATCGGCCATCGCTCTCAGGATTGGGGTTGCTCCAGATCAGGTGGGCGTGAAAGCCACCACCAATGAAAAACTCGGCCCTGAAGGTCGGGAAGAGGGAATCTCTTGTCAGGCCGTGGCCCTGTTGCAGGCGCTTTGATGCAAAGCCTTTTGCAGCGATTCCAGCCATTGATGATTAGGGTCGCCACTCTGCTTTGTGTGGCTTTCGTGCTGATGGGTCAATCGGCTGATGTCCGTTTCGCTGCTTTTGCTGATCCTGAGGGCGGATATGACGTTGCTGTGATTGAGCATCTGCGCATCTCAGTGCCAAAGCAAGGGCGTCAGGCCTGGCTGGAAGCGGAGCGAGGCAGCTGGGAGCCTTGGTTGGAGCAACAAACGGGTTTTCTTGGTCGTGATCTGCTTTGGGACCCTGAAACGGAAGAGGGCACCCTCTTGATTCGCTGGTCGAGTCGTCAGGCTTGGAAAGCGATCCCCAGCGAGCAGGTGGAAGAGGTTCAAAACCGCTTTGAGCAGCTTGCTCGCGAAGCGATGGAGCTTGCTCAAGACATGGACAATCCTTTCCCCTTGGTGTTTGAAGGAGAGCTGTTACCCCCATGAGCAGCGAAGACGTCCGTCTCGACTGGCAACGGAGCGATCGTCTCGGCATCAGCGAAGCGATCTGGGGGTTGCACAAAACGGTGGATCAGATCGTGGCCATCCTGGAAGCCTTCGCGGCCAGGGAGCAGCCAGCGTTGGTCACGCGTGTGGATGAGGCCAAGGCCAAGGCCGTTCTTCAGCGTTGCGACAGGGAGCTTGTGCGTTTTGAGGCCCGGGCTCGATGTTTGACCTCGGGAACCCCTCCTCCGTTGCGACCGGAGCTTGGGACCGTCACGGTGCTTAGCGGCGGTACCAGTGATCTCCCTATCGCCGCAGAAGCGCAACTGGCTTTGCATTGGCACGGCATTGATGCAGATCTGTTGCTGGATGTGGGGGTTGCCGGGTTGCATCGTTTGTTGGATCAACTGCCGAAGCTTCAGCAGTCGTCGGTGCTGATTGCTTGCGCTGGTATGGAAGGTGCCCTGCCAACTGTTCTTGCTGGGCTCTTGCCCCAACCGGTGATCGGCGTGCCTGTGTCTGTTGGCTATGGCGTGAGTGCTGGTGGTCGAGCCGCTCTCGATGGAATGCTGGCGAGCTGTGCTCCAGGCCTAGTGGTGGTCAATATCGACAACGGCTATGGAGCAGCGATGGCTGCCTTGCGGATTCTGCAAAGACGCACCTAATTCAGGCGGGCTGCTTTTGCATGGTCATGCTGGTTTTGGAGTTTTCCGTGTGCCTTTGGCCTAAGCGCGAAAGCTCATCACTGTGCTGGCCGCATTCCGCTTTGCGCAGATGGCAAACCAGCGCGATGAGGTCGCCTTGATGGAGTTCGCCATTGGTCTGCCACTGCATGGATCTGGGGTCTATGCGTGGTGCAGTGGAGGCCAAGGCTCCAACAAGGAGTAGTGATTTAAACCTATTGCGTTGAATCCCTGACCGCTAGTTTGATGTCGCGAATTTGGCGGAAGATTTTCTTAAATCGAAGTCAAAGGTGCTGGAGGTTTGGATAGGCCATCACCAGCTCATCGGCACTGAGAACATCGCCACTTCCATCGGGTTGCCAGATCACCTCAAGGGCCATCAGGTCAGAGGAGGATGTGGAGCCAAGAATGCGCAGCGTTTCGCGTAGGGCTTCTCCACTGTCGGCTTGCTTGAGCTTCACGCTTTGGCGGCTGGCCACGAGCACGGTGACCACGATGAATTCGTTTGTGGCATCGGCATCGCCGCTGCTGCTCAACTCCGCTGTGTTGCCGTTGCGTACGCCGCCCACATTGGTGGTGATTTCAGCGCGCAGCTTGCTGCGTTCGGTCATCGACAGGCGGTTGAACGTCGACTCTGAAGCGTTGAAGGGAACGCTGCCTGATTCCACGTTGGCGTACACCCAAAGTTCGGGCTGTCGCAGCAGGGCGAGGGTTGTTTCCTGCAGCACCCGTTGCAGGCCGGATGATGTGCTGGTGTCAGCGGATGCGGCGAGCTGACGCAGGTCTGTTTGCAGCGACTTGGCACTCGCAAGCAGTCCGATCTGCATTTGCAGCAAAGACACGGGTCCGGTGGAGAGCTCACGGGGGGCTCGATAACCACCTCCAATCGCAGGGGAACCGCCACCGCCGCCATTGCGCACGGCGTTGACCACAACACCCACGATCGCCGCGAGCACTAAGAAGCCAAACAGGCCGCCTCCACCAAATCCAAAGATCGGGATGATGAATGGAAAGCCCATTCCGCGTCCATATCCGCGGCCGTATCCGCCGCCGTATCCACCGCCTCCATAGCTGCGGTTGTAACCCCCGCCTCTGGGCATGGACGGGGCGCGGAAGCTCCCGCCTCCGATTCGACCGCCTCGGGCGGCTTCGCTGGGTTGGGGGCTGATCAGCAGCAGGCCAACTACGAACACTGGCACCAGCAATCCCGAGAGCCAGCGTCTGATTTGACCAGCCTGGGGGCGGAGTTTGGAGGAGGCCAAGACGGCATATCACACTCCGATAACTCTAGGAACCACCGCCCACGATGGTGACGATCTCGAGGTTGTCACCATCTTTGACTTGCTGGGCTTCCCAGCGTTCCGGGGTGAGGATCAGTCCGTTGTATTCGACGACGACCAGTCGAGGGTGGTGCCCAAGCTGCTGGATCACTTGATCCAGAGTTGTGGCTGAGGGATCAAGGCGGCGAAGTTCGCCGTTCACCGTGAGTTGCATGGAACCGAAATAAGACCGAAGTAAGGGCTGTTAAGAAAGAGCTTGGAGCAGGGTCCGGCTCGCTTCTTCCGGATGATTGGATCCCATGATCGCGCTCACCACGGCAACGCGCTGAGCACCTGCAGCACGAACCGAGGGGATTGTCTCAACATCGATGCCACCGATCGCAAACCAGGGCACGGCGGCATGAAGACTGGCTTCCGTCACCCAGCTCAGGCCGGCTGGTCTGCGATCACGTTTGGTAGCGGTGGCGAAGACGGGGCCAACGCCCAGATAATCGGCGCCCTCTTTCTGGGCGGCGAGCAGGTGCTCGAGGCAGTGGGTGCTGCGTCCAAGCAAGCGCTCTGGGCCGAGCAGCTGTCTCGCCTCTGAGAGGGGGAGGTCGTCCTGGCCGAGATGCACGCCATCGGCATCCACCAAGAGCGCGAGATCAATGCGGTCGTTGATGATGAACAGGGCCTCAAAGCGACTGCACAGTGTTTTCAGGGCTTGCGCTTCAAGCAGGCGTTGTTGGTCATTGCCCTGTTTGCGCCGGTACTGAACCAGGCTGACGCCGGCCACCAGAGCGGCTTCAACCCCCTGAAGCAATCGCTCCAGGTTGTTGTCTCGATCGGGATCCGTAATCAGGCAAAGCTTGGCGGCCTCGAGGCGTTCCTGCCTGTGCTGACGCCCGCAGGCTTCGAGAATGCGTACCTCAAGGTCATAGAGCCCGTAGCGGATCTCAGCTGAAGTGCTGGCTAGGGCTGGATCGAGATTGCGCCCGAATTCCTCCAAGACGCGCAGGGCTTCCTGCACACGGCTGGCATTGGCTTTAACAATCGCTTGGGCGGTGCCACGATTCGCTTGAGCGGGATGGCCCAGGCCGGCGGCAACGTCTGTTGCCGTGGAACGGGCGCGGCGGTAGCGATCGTGATGCTGTTGCCCCAGTCGCTGCCGCCAGTCTTTTAGCGGCACGACGAGATCGTCTCGATCCAGACCAAACCGACACCAGTCTTCAATGACACGCAGCCCTTCTCGTGCTCGATCCAGGTTGGCGTCGATCAGCCGTGCCACTCGCAGGTTGGCGTCTGCTTCGACAACCATCGGCTCCATGGCAGTCTGAGAAGGATCGCATGCTCCACGGCGGCCATGGACAACAGCGGATCCGAGAGCTCCATGCACGTGCTGGTTTGGGGGATCATTCTCCTAGGCGGTGTTGGTGTGTTCATCGTCTGGGGACTGTCGAACGCTTACCCAGCTGGGGCTTGAAGCCGTTGACGTGCTGCTTCGGCGTCCTTTCCGATTTGTGCACTGAGCTCATCGAGGCCCGAAAAGCGTTGTTGTCCGCGTAGCCGTTCCACCGGTTCCACGACAAGCTCCTGGCCGACCAGTTCAATGCGCCTGTCGAGCAGATGCACCTCAACGGCTGAAGGAGCGTTGGGATCCACGGTGGGCTGGGGGCCGAGATTCATCACGGCCGGCAGTGCTTCGCTATCACTTCCTTCGCCAACGCACCCTTTGCCATCGCGTTGCGTCCAGGCGCGGGCGGCATAGACACCAAGCCCTGGCAAAAACTTGCGCCCATCCACTTGCAGATTGGCGGTGGGCCAGCCCAAATCACGCCCTAGGCCGCGACCGCGCACCACCGTTCCCCGGAAGCGGTAGGGGCGGCCGAGCAGCGCGCTAGCGGTTTGTAGGTCGCCATTTGCGAGTGCTTCGCGAATGCGGCTGCTGCTCATCCGTCCTCCGGCATCCTCCAGAATCGCCAACACCGACACCTGAACCCCAGCGGCTTCCGCTAAGGCCCGCAGCGTGTTGGTATCGCCTTCCCGGCCCCGACCGAATCGGAAATTGGCCCCTACGGCGATTTGTTGCGCCTTGAGGCAACCGAGCAGCACCTGCTCTACAAATTCGGCGGCACTGAGCTGCGCTAGTTGGCGGTTGAAAGGCACCAAGACCAGCTGCTGGATGCCAAGCGGCTCAAGGAGCTCGAGCTTCTCTTCTGGGAGATCGAGGCGCAGACGTGGTTCACCGTGGAGCACTTCGCGTGGGTGCGGCCAGAAGCTCACCACCGTGGGAATGGCATTGAGGTGATCCGTTTTGGTCACAGACGCGATCACCCGCCGATGACCCGCATGGAGGCCGTCGAAGCTGCCCAACGCCAGGGTGGTGGGGGTTTTGGCCTGCTGTGGAGAGCAGAGAGAAATCAACGGCGTTGTGCACGGATCTGTGGTTGATGGCAAGTTTGGACGACAGACCTCCTACATCGCATGGCCGATCGGCTCGATCTCCAACTGCTCGCTCTTGGCTTGCGCCGCACCGCTTGGATTCGCTTTTGGACGCAAACCGGCCTGGGAATTGTGATTTTGGGGGTGTTGATGTTCAACAACATCGGCGGCAGTTTGAGCAGAAATGCCGATAAAGCCTTGGGATTAGGGCCGGGCCTTTCGTTGACCACCCTTGCGTTTTTAGTGTTGTTATTCAGTCTTTGGCAGAGCTGGTTGGTGGTCCGGCTGGGACGGGCGTTGGCGAGTGGTGCGCGACCCAGTCGAGGCGAGGCCAGTCGCACGATCAAGCGCAGTTTGTTCGCTGATCTGTTGGGCCTGGTGTTTGCCGCTGTGGGCTATCAATCCTTGGCTGGTGCCCTGTTTGTGCAGGCCTCGATGCAGACGCCAGGCATTGCCATTGGAGCAAGGGGAGCGGGAGAAAATATGGCGATCACCTCCCTGGAGATGCTTTCGGTGCTGAGCAACACGCAGGTGTTGTTTGCTCATCTCATTGGTTTGCTGTTCTCGCTTTGGATGCTGCAGCGGATTTATCGCACGAGCTGAGCTACTGATTGATGTTTAGTTGGGGTAAAGAGGAGAGTCCTCCGCGCCAGAACAGCTCAGGTTGAATCGGTGTGAGCGACGGTGCATTCGCTTGGATTTGGGCCACGTCAGTGGGCCAGTCGCGGGGGCCATCACCGCCCGACTCGAAATCTTCGACGGCTTCACCGGCCAACCAGTAATAGGTGCGGCCACGGGGGTCGACCCGAGGACTGAACTGTTCGTCGTAGCGGCGGATGGAAAGACGGGTCCAGCGCAGTTCCCCCATGGCCTCCTGCTTGCAGGGCGGCACGTTGAGATTGAGCAGTAGGTTTTCCGGCCATCGATCAGCAAGGGCGGCTTCTGCCACCTGCACGGCTAAATTTGCGGCGGCTTGGAATTCTCTCCACTGAAAACAAGCACTGCTCACGGCCATTGCCGGCAAACCCTCCAGGGTGCCTTCCATCGCGGCTGCCACGGTTCCTGAACAGAACACATCGGTGCCGAGGTTGGGGCCGTGGTTGATCCCTGAAAGCACCAGGTCTGGCTTCTCGGATAGAAGTTCAAACAGGGCTAATTTCATGCAATCGGCGGGGGTGCCGCTGCAGGCCCAGGCTTTGATTCCAGGTTCAAACAGCTCATCAGCCCGTTCGGCACGAATGGGGGTCTGAAGCGTTAATCCATGCCCGGTGGCAGAGCGCTCCTGATCGGGGCACACCACCGTGACCTCATGGCCTGCTGCGGCTGCCGCTGCCGCCAGGGTGCGGATGCCGTCGGCGAACACGCCATCGTCGTTGCTGATCAGGATCCGCAGGGGCTTCATCAGGAGTGGGTGTATGCGTTGGATGGAACCTAGTCGTGATGGCTGCCTACAGTCATTGCCGCGATACCGATGCCTTGAGCGCCACGATCTCCCTGCAGCAGCTCACTGATCAGCTGGACGCCCTAGAGGCGGAAGCGGCCGTTGAGATTCAGGCAGCAACCGATGCCGCTGCTCTTGAGCAGCTTCGCGTTGGACTGCTCGGTAAAAAGGGGCGGCTTTCAGCCGTTCTGGGGGCGATGGGCAAGCTGCCAGGGGATGAACGCCCGGTGGTTGGCCAGCGCGCCAATGTCTTGAAGACTCAGGTGCAGCAGCTGCTCTCTGAGCGGCTGCAATCCGTGAAGAGCGCTGCCATGGAGGCGCGGATCGCTGCCGAAACGCTCGATGTTACGGCGGCTCCGCTGGGGGTGCCGATGGGGCATCGGCACCCGTTGATCACCACCACAGAGGAGATTGTTGATCTGTTCTGCGGTCTCGGCTATCAGGTGGAAGAAGGCCCAGAAGTGGAGACGGATCACCACAATTTCACGGCGCTGAACATTCCGCCTGAGCACCCTGCGCGAGACATGCAGGACACTTTTTATCTGCAAGACAACCTGTTGTTGCGCACCCACACCTCGCCGGTACAGATCCGCCACCTCGAAACGAATCCACCACCGGTGCGGATCGTGGCTCCAGGCCGGGTGTATCGGCGGGATGCGGTCGATGCCACCCATTCG
This window harbors:
- a CDS encoding DUF1517 domain-containing protein → MASSKLRPQAGQIRRWLSGLLVPVFVVGLLLISPQPSEAARGGRIGGGSFRAPSMPRGGGYNRSYGGGGYGGGYGRGYGRGMGFPFIIPIFGFGGGGLFGFLVLAAIVGVVVNAVRNGGGGGSPAIGGGYRAPRELSTGPVSLLQMQIGLLASAKSLQTDLRQLAASADTSTSSGLQRVLQETTLALLRQPELWVYANVESGSVPFNASESTFNRLSMTERSKLRAEITTNVGGVRNGNTAELSSSGDADATNEFIVVTVLVASRQSVKLKQADSGEALRETLRILGSTSSSDLMALEVIWQPDGSGDVLSADELVMAYPNLQHL
- the pheS gene encoding phenylalanine--tRNA ligase subunit alpha, producing the protein MSATISLQQLTDQLDALEAEAAVEIQAATDAAALEQLRVGLLGKKGRLSAVLGAMGKLPGDERPVVGQRANVLKTQVQQLLSERLQSVKSAAMEARIAAETLDVTAAPLGVPMGHRHPLITTTEEIVDLFCGLGYQVEEGPEVETDHHNFTALNIPPEHPARDMQDTFYLQDNLLLRTHTSPVQIRHLETNPPPVRIVAPGRVYRRDAVDATHSPVFHQVEVLAIDEGLDFSHLRGTVMQFLKAFFGDLPVRFRASYFPFTEPSAEVDVQWRGRWLEVMGCGMVDPAVLEGLGLDPDRWSGFAAGLGVERFCMVRHGIDDIRRLYTSDLRFLDQF
- a CDS encoding thiamine phosphate synthase, with protein sequence MEPMVVEADANLRVARLIDANLDRAREGLRVIEDWCRFGLDRDDLVVPLKDWRQRLGQQHHDRYRRARSTATDVAAGLGHPAQANRGTAQAIVKANASRVQEALRVLEEFGRNLDPALASTSAEIRYGLYDLEVRILEACGRQHRQERLEAAKLCLITDPDRDNNLERLLQGVEAALVAGVSLVQYRRKQGNDQQRLLEAQALKTLCSRFEALFIINDRIDLALLVDADGVHLGQDDLPLSEARQLLGPERLLGRSTHCLEHLLAAQKEGADYLGVGPVFATATKRDRRPAGLSWVTEASLHAAVPWFAIGGIDVETIPSVRAAGAQRVAVVSAIMGSNHPEEASRTLLQALS
- a CDS encoding DUF3611 family protein; the protein is MADRLDLQLLALGLRRTAWIRFWTQTGLGIVILGVLMFNNIGGSLSRNADKALGLGPGLSLTTLAFLVLLFSLWQSWLVVRLGRALASGARPSRGEASRTIKRSLFADLLGLVFAAVGYQSLAGALFVQASMQTPGIAIGARGAGENMAITSLEMLSVLSNTQVLFAHLIGLLFSLWMLQRIYRTS
- the surE gene encoding 5'/3'-nucleotidase SurE — protein: MKPLRILISNDDGVFADGIRTLAAAAAAAGHEVTVVCPDQERSATGHGLTLQTPIRAERADELFEPGIKAWACSGTPADCMKLALFELLSEKPDLVLSGINHGPNLGTDVFCSGTVAAAMEGTLEGLPAMAVSSACFQWREFQAAANLAVQVAEAALADRWPENLLLNLNVPPCKQEAMGELRWTRLSIRRYDEQFSPRVDPRGRTYYWLAGEAVEDFESGGDGPRDWPTDVAQIQANAPSLTPIQPELFWRGGLSSLPQLNINQ
- the thiS gene encoding sulfur carrier protein ThiS; translated protein: MQLTVNGELRRLDPSATTLDQVIQQLGHHPRLVVVEYNGLILTPERWEAQQVKDGDNLEIVTIVGGGS
- a CDS encoding bifunctional riboflavin kinase/FAD synthetase, whose product is MISLCSPQQAKTPTTLALGSFDGLHAGHRRVIASVTKTDHLNAIPTVVSFWPHPREVLHGEPRLRLDLPEEKLELLEPLGIQQLVLVPFNRQLAQLSAAEFVEQVLLGCLKAQQIAVGANFRFGRGREGDTNTLRALAEAAGVQVSVLAILEDAGGRMSSSRIREALANGDLQTASALLGRPYRFRGTVVRGRGLGRDLGWPTANLQVDGRKFLPGLGVYAARAWTQRDGKGCVGEGSDSEALPAVMNLGPQPTVDPNAPSAVEVHLLDRRIELVGQELVVEPVERLRGQQRFSGLDELSAQIGKDAEAARQRLQAPAG